In Schistocerca gregaria isolate iqSchGreg1 unplaced genomic scaffold, iqSchGreg1.2 ptg001247l, whole genome shotgun sequence, a single genomic region encodes these proteins:
- the LOC126330058 gene encoding uncharacterized protein LOC126330058, protein MRKSMHYLFLFLLVLSCLCLQTNAVIVGIDFGSDSFKVVLVKSRSTDIVLNRESERKTINAFSYSPHGRVFESSVLQMMEKSPEQVYHHLNLAVGRRAEDLNATWIRELRQKYHMHWLNHAVLEPESDQLKRVGDRVKDQTLLLEELVAQILSKIRDYVMEETDALSIDCVIVVPTHWTCPQRQAILDAAVIAKVGVLSLINQNLALAIKYSTDLNIVSNTPYYALFYDFGESNLQVSLYQFQLGASSKNTKNLVPNLNILAHFGDELGGIDFDNRIIELLLRRLKGKVSDQLLQEPRTLSKLQIHARHAKEVLSANRFVQVSIDSLTPDFDFETLITRAEFEDAVKDLLDRAIAPIQSVLEKSNLTLDRIHAFEVFGASTRIPKLQEMLANSLAPVSPGRRLNTNEAAALGAALYGAMLSSQSRMREYNLERASFVSQPTQVNVSKDSSSAWEDLPRAADDSVYSKFTDAIKADACSQILPDLLRLSSASFTGEFWTFRGICEHRSGKIHDAISSFRIAVRLDPEYVMAWNNLGVVLDEIGNFTEAIQSFDTALTYQPTFLKSICNKANTLLHLNQSENAALLVNQAIETEPNSPIPWYVLTQIYLASNNTDMALRAISRALDLQPSHLAFKISQCQILARDEHSNAPECTDLLNATTILDFRGMSFALDELAIQSPPSALDGNHTALFAQGTFFNSKKTLKYQTTHNLLVQLSYPDATPLPHGIPRDLESYLVSWPPVDELAKSQRTIIGSTVKLIFEISRSGHLLLSKANAAVTYLDVFTQTSPPSDEAPDTPPPVNGTLAEDLSNPSATNDTQNVVPTNQPEEVHFYGVETVKLNVTKLGRLGLSPAKLKECQARLESLDHEDRVIRENDHIRSDLESMSYGVSELLEDDQFRKFSTEEERAVLSSKASEYIEMLESTEKTDKETFSVYRSDLSNLINIVKSRISEHVKFPKTVDECGIKLGASRIRLDEIIKVHDLTDDEISEASSLLNSTSELVKSSQQAISKKPLTEDYEMTSEELMRECNRIVSLIDKLNKRPKKKVNTEAPPNDSTAPEETNQKDEL, encoded by the exons ATGCGAAAGTCAATGCATTACCTTTTCCTCTTTTTGCTGGTGCTGTCCTGCCTCTGCCTACAAACAAACGCAGTGATAGTTGGCATAGATTTCGGCAGCGACAGTTTCAAGGTCGTCTTGGTAAAGTCGAGATCGACCGACATCGTTTTGAACCGAGAGTCAGAAAGGAAAACAATTAACGCATTCTCATACTCGCCGCACGGAAGAGTGTTCGAATCTTCTGTTTTGCAAATG atggagaaaagtccagagcAAGTGTACCATCACTTGAATTTGGCCGTCGGGAGACGTGCCGAGGACTTGAATGCGACGTGGATACGCGAGCTGAGGCAAAAATACCACATGCATTGGCTGAATCACGCCGTTCTGGAGCCTGAGAGTGACCAGTTGAAAAGAGTCGGGGATCGAGTCAAAGACCAAACGCTGCTCCTAGAAGAGCTCGTGGCTCAAATCCTATCTAAGATAAGAGATTACGTCATGGAAGAAACCGACGCCCTATCCATCGACTGCGTAATAGTGGTTCCGACACATTGGACGTGTCCGCAGCGCCAGGCCATCTTGGACGCCGCGGTCATCGCGAAGGTCGGCGTCCTATCTCTTATCAACCAAAACTTGGCTTTGGCCATAAAGTATTCCACCGACCTCAACATCGTGTCGAACACGCCTTACTATGCCTTATTCTACGATTTCGGCGAGTCCAACCTCCAAGTATCCCTCTATCAGTTTCAGCTCGGTGCGAGCTCGAAAAACACAAAAAATCTTGTACCCAATTTGAACATTTTGGCACACTTCGGCGACGAGCTTGGTGGCATCGACTTTGACAATCGCATCATCGAGCTGCTGCTCCGCCGTCTCAAGGGGAAAGTCAGCGACCAGCTGTTGCAGGAACCGCGAACACTCTCGAAACTTCAAATCCACGCAAGACATGCCAAAGAAGTCTTGTCGGCTAACAGGTTTGTCCAGGTCTCTATCGATAGCCTCACCCCGGACTTCGACTTCGAAACCCTCATCACTCGCGCGGAGTTCGAGGACGCCGTCAAAGACCTCCTCGACCGAGCCATCGCTCCTATACAAAGCGTTCTAGAAAAATCAAATCTCACGCTCGACCGAATTCACGCGTTCGAAGTTTTCGGCGCCAGCACGCGTATCCCGAAACTCCAAGAAATGCTGGCCAACTCCCTCGCTCCCGTCTCTCCCGGAAGGCGCCTCAACACCAACGAGGCGGCCGCCTTAGGCGCGGCCCTCTACGGCGCCATGCTGAGCTCTCAATCTAGAATGAGGGAGTACAACTTAGAAAGAGCCTCCTTCGTTTCGCAGCCGACCCAGGTAAACGTGTCGAAAGATTCCAGCTCTGCCTGGGAAGATCTCCCCCGTGCAGCTGACGACTCTGTCTACAGCAAGTTCACCGACGCCATCAAGGCCGACGCCTGCTCGCAAATCCTCCCAGATCTCCTGCGCCTGAGTTCAGCATCGTTCACCGGCGAATTCTGGACTTTTCGTGGCATTTGTGAGCACCGAAGCGGCAAAATCCACGACGCCATTTCGTCGTTCAGAATCGCCGTCCGCCTCGACCCTGAATATGTCATGGCATGGAACAACCTCGGCGTCGTGCTAGATGAAATCGGCAACTTCACCGAAGCCATTCAGTCCTTCGACACCGCTCTAACCTATCAGCCCACCTTCCTGAAAAGCATCTGCAACAAAGCCAACACGCTGCTTCATCTCAACCAATCCGAAAACGCGGCACTTCTCGTCAATCAGGCCATCGAAACCGAACCCAACTCTCCCATTCCGTGGTATGTCCTCACTCAAATCTATCTCGCCTCAAACAATACCGACATGGCGCTAAGGGCTATTTCTCGCGCCCTCGACCTCCAACCATCTCACCTAGCTTTCAAAATATCCCAGTGTCAAATTCTCGCGCGAGACGAACACTCAAACGCGCCCGAATGTACCGACCTTCTCAACGCGACCACCATTCTCGACTTTCGCGGTATGAGCTTCGCCCTCGACGAACTGGCTATACAAAGCCCTCCTAGCGCCCTCGATGGCAACCACACCGCGCTGTTCGCGCAAGGCACCTTCTTCAACTCGAAGAAAACCCTAAAATACCAAACCACCCACAATCTCCTCGTCCAACTCTCCTACCCAgatgccacccccctcccccacggaATTCCGCGGGACCTCGAATCCTACCTCGTCTCCTGGCCCCCCGTAGACGAGTTGGCCAAGTCACAACGTACCATCATCGGGTCAACCGTCAAACTCATCTTCGAAATCAGCCGCAGCGGCCATTTGCTCCTCTCTAAAGCCAACGCGGCCGTAACCTACCTCGACGTATTCACGCAGACCTCTCCTCCCAGCGACGAAGCCCCCGACACCCCGCCACCTGTCAACGGAACCCTCGCAGAAGACCTGTCAAACCCTTCAGCGACCAACGATACACAAAATGTCGTACCCACAAATCAACCAGAAGAAGTGCACTTTTACGGCGTAGAAACCGTCAAGTTGAATGTGACCAAGCTAGGACGTCTCGGCCTATCTCCCGCCAAGCTCAAGGAATGTCAGGCCCGCTTGGAATCGCTGGACCACGAAGACCGAGTCATCCGCGAAAACGACCACATTCGCAGCGACTTGGAGTCCATGTCGTACGGCGTCTCCGAGCTCCTGGAAGATGATCAATTTCGAAAATTCTCTACCGAAGAGGAGCGAGCGGTCCTCTCCTCCAAGGCGTCGGAGTACATAGAAATGCTAGAAAGCACTGAAAAAACAGACAAAGAAACGTTTTCTGTATACAGATCCGACCTCTCCAACCTTATAAACATTGTCAAGAGCCGCATTTCCGAGCACGTGAAGTTTCCAAAAACTGTCGATGAGTGCGGTATCAAACTCGGTGCGTCCAGGATTCGTCTAGACGAAATCATCAAAGTGCACGACTTGACAGACGACGAAATTTCAGAAGCGAGTTCTCTCCTCAATTCGACGTCGGAACTTGTCAAATCCTCGCAGCAGGCAATCAGCAAAAAGCCGCTCACGGAGGACTATGAAATGACCAGCGAAGAGCTGATGAGAGAATGCAATCGCATCGTCAGTCTTATCGACAAGTTGAACAAAAGGCCAAAAAAAAAAGTCAACACCGAAGCGCCTCCTAACGACAGCACCGCGCCAGAAGAGACAAATCAAAAGGATGAACTCTGA
- the LOC126330064 gene encoding uncharacterized protein LOC126330064 — protein sequence MAEVLEQQFRRLKDRVDQVFTEWPISPESEREKRKMWTELYLLNKKYLDSKNQLKQKLIDEYEYAYPLMRQKLSLRPHVKRSSCIMGALRLLCLALETILFFPIFAIFFPLRWTHPILRSLGFRNKQLPYDYIPKMWANCAMFILGIQCDIEGWENVKEIYDEDLSTIALFEHSSFIDFIVVLARGGVPFKWIGKRGAFQIPLMGQMAWFAGMISIDRSNLASAKKSLHQAAHVIQHYKRSIAISPEGTRSKVGQLMEFKKGAFHLCLYCKLNPTPIIIFGAYHLWPSFHLFPSSGRVVLRFLKPVSLDKYLPNNYNDMLNDIYLVMANAMEDVPNSIFLPPTKMCIFLSYVSMTLTLCISGLIILSVVKLL from the exons ATGGCAGAAGTGTTAGAGCAGCAGTTTAGGAGACTGAAGGATAGAGTTGATCAAGTGTTTACTGAGTGGCCGATTTCACCAGAGTCAGagagagaaaaaaggaaaatgTGGACCGAATtgtatttgttaaataaaaaatacttggatTCGAAGAACCAGCTGAAGCAAAAATTGATAGAT GAATATGAGTATGCTTATCCACTTATGAGACAGAAACTGTCCCTGAGGCCACATGTAAAACGGTCTTCATGTATTATGGGTGCATTGCGTTTGCTTTGTTTAGCTTTGGAAACCATTCTCTTTTTCCCCATTTTTGCGATCTTTTTCCCCCTGAGGTGGACG CACCCAATTCTGAGAAGCCTTGGATTCAGAAATAAGCAGCTACCGTACGATTACATTCCTAAAATGTGGGCGAATTGTGCCATGTTTATATTAGGAATTCAATGCGACATAGAAGGCTGGGAAAACGTCAAAGAAATTTACGACGAAGACCTGTCCACCATCGCCCTTTTCGAACATTCTAGCTTTATTGACTTCATCGTCGTCCTTGCACGAGGTGGGGTTCCGTTCAAATGGATTGGGAAACGCGGCGCCTTCCAAATTCCACTCATGGGACAAATGGCGTGGTTCGCAGGAATGATTTCAATCGACCGTTCGAATTTGGCCTCTGCAAAAAAAAGCCTTCATCAAGCTGCACACGTCATCCAACACTACAAAAGAAGCATAGCAATATCACCTGAAGGAACAAGAAGCAAAGTAGGACAACTCATGGAATTCAAAAAAGGTGCATTTCATTTGTGTCTATATTGTAAACTCAACCCCACACCTATCATCATATTCGGGGCCTACCATCTGTGGCCATCCTTCCACCTGTTCCCAAGTTCAGGAAGGGTAGTACTGAGATTCCTAAAACCAGTAAGTCTAGATAAATACCTGCCAAACAACTATAACGATATGCTGAACGACATCTACCTCGTCATGGCAAATGCCATGGAAGACGTCCCAAACAGCATCTTCCTGCCACCTACAAAAATGTGCATCTTCCTGTCCTATGTATCTATGACCCTAACTCTGTGCATCTCTGGGCTCATCATCCTGTCCGTCGTCAAACTTTTGTAA